The Drosophila sechellia strain sech25 chromosome 2R, ASM438219v1, whole genome shotgun sequence nucleotide sequence GTGCCACAAAACATATTTGGGTTTTATCAAAAAGCtacatttgtttgtttggaaTATTAGATCTGCATCCACATGATGGCCAATCAGCGTTATTCAAAATAAAGAAATCAAATATGAAATTACGTTGATACCTACTTTTGCTGATGTGAGGCCTGACTATGCtcatttcgtttattttaaaatcacATTCCTATTTTATGTACCATTTGTTGAATTGCCAAAGGAATAAGTGCCTTGTATTCTCTCCATCGCTTCGAACTAAAATTTTGCTTAATAAACAGCAGTAttgattattaaattaaacaaaaacgaTAGGGTGAAACTTCAGAACAGTAAGGAGATTTCAATAGCTCTTTGATTTAGTTGGACCAGGCTAAGAGCTGCTTCATGACTGGATCATCTGTAATGCAAGGTAATAGTTAATTACCGAATGTGGACCCAAATGCGGTGACTGAACTCACCATCATCCTCCGCTGCAGTCGTGGTTGTCGCCTTCTTCTTTTCTTTGGCCTTCTCAGGCAAATCTTCTGTGGGTGCTTCTGGTAATGTGGGCGTCGGCTCGGGTATGCCAATGATTTCCTTATCAAAGTTCTCCTGCTCCAGCTCGTCGAGTTCCCGCTCGAGATCCTCATCGTCCAGATCGGCACCGAATGCCACTGGGTTGGAAATGGCATCGGAAATCTCGCGGGCCACGTCCTGCTGCTCGGCAATGTCATCCATCATGTCGTGCACCTTGTCCACGTCCCTGCATGAAAGTGAAAGTTAGTGCCTGGTTGATACTATGGCACAAATCCATGACTCACATATTTTGATGGGCTGTCTTGAGGGCATCCGCGGCATTCTTCATCGTGGTCAAGACGGCAGTGTTTGTGTTGGCGCTCTCCAGAGCCTCGCGCTGCATTTCAATGGTGGACAGGGTGCCATCGATCTGCTGGAGTTGCTTCTCCAggcgcttcttcttcttgagAGCTTGCAGGGCCACTGAAAATGTTCCAAGTGGATTAGAAGGTTTCGAGGACTGGCTTATGTATATATTCGAAATATGATTTGGCCAATTCGCAATGCGTGGTTTGAAATTACTCTACTGCATGGCTTGTGTTAGTTttcggtattaaaagtaatgtttatattacgtTCTGAGCGATTTGCGGACACGTCCAGGCATCGAATGGCATGCGGGTGAAAAGGCAAAGATATACATATTGTTTATTTGCTGGCAGTATGGGATACTGATTAACTGGGAGAAGGCCTCGCGgccgcaacaaaaacaaagcaatgAGTCATTCCCCTTGTCCCACCTGAGTGACCAACTAGGACTCCAAGGACCTCGTCGGACTCCATGCATAcctcttttgtttttggacGCATTCTTGCGGGCTATATTCAGTTCGTCCTCGATCTTGGCCTCCAGGAACTCCTGCTTTTTGATGAGCATGTTCTCCGTCTCGCGCAGCTTCTGTATCGCCTCGCCGGTGGTGGGGGCCACCTCCTTCTTGCCGCCGAACATCTTCCCGAAGAAACTCATCCTGGCTGATCTGTTTTTTCACCCGAATCTAACGAACAAGTACGTTTTTTCCTGCTATTGCGTTTCTTAGTTGTCTGGGAGCTGTTGTTCGTATGCGTCACCCGATAACGATTGCCGTCGCCTATCGTTATCGCCTTTGGGTATGCGCTTGGCGGAGAAGCATATTTCTGTCTTACGCAGCTGGCCACTCTGGTTGGCAAACgccgaaaaataaataaatatattcggTGCATTTTACACATTTTGCACTACTGCCAACAAGTAGAAACCCGAATTTTTGGATTGAGCAGTCCTACTTGAGTTACGATTGACAAGGAACCAGGGTCCAACTGAAAATGGCCAACCGCACGGTGAAGGAGGCCAAAAACGTGCACGGCACCAATCCGCAGTACCTCATCGAGAAGATCATCCGTTCGAGGATATACGACTCTAAGTACTGGAAGGAGCAGTGCTTTGCTCTCACGGCGGAGCTGCTGGTGGACAAGGCCATGGAGCTGCGATTCGTCGGAGGCGTCTACGGCGGAAACATCAAGCCCACTCAGTTCCTCTGCCTCACACTAAAGATGCTGCAAATTCAGCCGGAAAAGGACATCGTAGTGGAGTTTATCAAGAACGAGGAGTTCAAGTACGTGCGAGCATTGGGAGCCTTCTATCTACGTCTCACAGGAGCTGCTCTGGACTGCTACAAGTACCTGGAGCCGTTGTACATCGACAATCGAAAGCTGCGCCGCCAGAATCGCGCCGGCCAGTTCGAGATTGTCTACATGGATGAGTACATAGACGAACTGCTGCGCAACGACCGTGTCTGCGACATTATACTGCCCCGAATCCAGAAGCGCTCCATTCTCGAGGAGAACAACGAAATCGAGCCCAAGGTGTCAGTGCTGGATGAGGACTTGGACGACGAACTGCCCAGCGACGAGGAGAAGGCGGACGAGACCAATCGGCCTAAGGAGAATTCTACAGCAGTGAGACGACCACGAAGAGTTCGCTCCAAGTCAAGGTCCCGCAGTCGGGAGCGCGAGCGAAGATCTGGGCAGGGCAACAACGCCCGCTCCCGGGATTACTACGACGAACTGGAAGACTACGACCGCCAGCGAAATAGGGTGCGTAATCGGGACACCCACAACGAGGACTATGACCGCCGGCAAAACAGTGGACGGCAGGATCGCGAACGAGAGCGCCAGGATCGCGACAGTATCAGGGAGCGCGAGAGGGACGGCGACAGAGATCGCCGCGATAGGGAACGAGAGCGAGAACGTGATCGTGGCCGTCATGACCAGCGGGAACGAGACTCGCGAGGAGAGCGTGACCGTCGACGCtactaaaattataaataaattgaattaaataacCAGTAAAAAGTCACAGAAAATTCAAACCACAAACTCTTAATTCGCCGCAAGTTGGCATCCATAGCAATAAGAATcgaaaatcgaaatcaaaacaataacacagaagaagaagaagttaatcagctgttgctgcttgcATTTAGAAAGTTTCGAATAGCGTAACGTTAACTGCGGGAGAAAGCAGCCAGCTGTATTTGTGAAAATAATACACGTACCAGGGATTTAAGCAACGATAAATACGCGTTAATCAGCAGTAAAGCAGCTGAAGCTTTAGTATCTGAAAACTCGCCGTCGCGTTTGGAACACTTTTTGAGGGAACTGCGCAGCGTTCTGGTGAATGAATTGTAAATTCCATTATCTCCGGTAGACTGGTGGAAGCCAGACGCTTCACTGAGCTCTGTTCGCGATAGCTAGCAAGTATTGACGGGACGGAACGGCAGTATGCCTCGCTCCGATACGGAGGCTTTGGTGGCCGATGTGGAGACTGGCGAAGATTCGGCGCCACGCATATTGGACGCATCCTCTGCGGCCAGCAGTGAGCAGGTGGACCCACCTCCGGTACCGCCGCCTCATGACTACAGCAGCTATCGCTGGTTCATCCTGGAGCCCGCAGTTTTTTTAATCTACTTCGCCAGAAATTTAATTGGTACGTCGACCATAGGGCAGTAAATCCGATTGGCTGCATCATTCAATTAACTTTGTGTGCGTTTTAGGGGCGGTTTATCAGAACCAAATCCTCTATCAGACCTGCATTACCATCGAGAAATTCAATGCCACCCAATGTGAACCGTGGCTGGGCATTGATCGCGGATCGGACGCGGATAAAGTAAGTATTTAATTTGACCCACAACCATATGGTATATACATATCATCATGTTCAATTTGATATCTGTACTTTGTGTAGTTGCTGTTCTCGTGCCTGGTTTTGGCTTGAGCAGTTTTTATCTCTGTGCAAATTATTTTCGCTGCTTTGCTGGGCGTTTCGTGTTGTGATTTTATGGCGATGAGGAAAATGAcaatttttaacaaatttattcAGTAACTGTAAGccaaaacttaaatttaagttACGAAAATAATGCTTTTGAACAGTTTTAAAACCACAATTAATTTATCACAGTATTAACTTGCTTAACGACTTAACTTGCATCCGACGACAAAATCCTTTGTTACTGCATTTCGAAGCAGTATCGAAGTATTTGCTGGGAAAGCGttgaaattataattatacgTACGAGATATGGCACATTGACTCATCCACAGTTGTGCAGTGCACTAAAGTGAACTTCTGTTTTTTCAGGAAGTCGAGGTGATAGTACAGACGTATTCTGCAAATATTATGATGACAACCTCTCTGCTAGAGAGCATTATTCCTGCCTTCGCGAGTCTGTTCCTGGGTCCCTGGTCCGATAAGTTCGGAAGGCGGCCAATCCTGCTGACAACTTTTACGGGTACGTTATTACCAGCCAGGCCATCTTAATTGCACCTTGTATAATAACCTCTTATTACATTTAAAGGCTACCTCACTAGCGCACTCATACTGATAGTAATCACGTACATAACGAGGTCCACGAATATAAGTCCATGGTGGTTCCTCCTGTCTTCGGTTCCCTCCGTTCTAAGCGGCGGAACTTGCGCCTTGATTACGGGAATCTATTGCTACATATCCGATGTGGCCAAGGAGCGAAAGAAGGCTCTGAGGTGAGTGGGGAGCCTTAATTTATCAATCCAACGAATGCcatttatttttgatatattatTTGACAGAATGGTCCTCAATGAGGCCTCCCTCAGTGCTGGCATAATGATGGGCAATGTGGCCAGTGGTTATATCTATGCTGCCACAAATGCTCTGGTGTTATTTTCCATTGCTGGTAGCCTGATGATGTTTGCCTTGATGTACGTGCTTCTGCTTGTACCTGAAAGCCTAAATCCAGGTGAAATACACACCGGAGTAAGTGGTTTCTATAGCTAAGAGAAAACTGGTATCTTAACTCTCCTTTCCTCATTTTAGTCGCGAGTCCGTGAGTTCTTCCGTTTCGATTTGGTCAAGGACCTGATTCGCACCTGCTTTAAGAGGCGCGCCAGCTTTGATCGCGCAATCATCTGGCTTACCATGATTGCACTTACGATAGCCATTTTCGACATGGGTAACATAATTTAAACTTAATATCCCTAAACAGATATAAAATTAAGAATGCTTTCAGAGGGAGAGAACACTGTAAATTACATGTTCGTGCAGGATAAATTCAACTGGACCATTAAGGACTTCAGTCTATTCAACGCATCTCGCATCGTGATCCAGATTGTAGGCAGCATCGTTGGCATGGTGGTATTGCGCCGCGTTTTAAAGATGTCCATCGTAACCATGGCAATGCTCTCCATGGCTTGCTGTGTTCTGGAGAGCACGGTGCGAGCCACAGCTGTCTACTGGCAGGAGCTGTATCTGGGCATGACGCTGGGTATGATGCGTGGAGTTATGGGACCTATGTGCCGCGCGATTCTCTCGCACGTTGCACCTGCGACTGAAGTTGGTAGGTGGCCCAAAGAGCTTAGCGTAGCCTTCAAATACCATTAACTAAAACTATCTGAAACAATTTAGGCAAGATATTTGCTCTGACCACCTCCATGGAATCGGTGTCGCCACTGGGCGCTGCTCCGCTGTACACAACCGTCTACAAGGCAACGTTGGAAAATTATCCCGGAGCCTTCAACTTTATCAGCGTCGGTCTCTACTTTGTGTGTTACATTCTGATAGCGTAAGTCCTACCAAACACAGTTCTAGTTCAGTTTAAAGCGAATACTTTTCAATACAGCGTGATCTTCGGCATTCAAAAGTCAATTGGCAGCAGCAGTGTCTACCAGGCCATTGGCAGCTAACCAGCTCTCAAGCGCACCGATTTAGAAGAATGTATCTCATAAGTTAAATTCCTTCTGCAGGCGTTGCAAAGAGCTCTCGTTTTTAAAGATTAGAAACTATTTGTGTAAATTAATCTACTGTTTGTACTCCTTGTATATTTGTGCAAgtattattatgatttttatccatgtatatgtatatatatgcttTATCTGCTATCTGGACTGTGTTTTGCATGTGCGAGCATTGAAAATTTAAGAACAAACGATTTAACTGTTTACAGTGTGACAATAAACTGTGAAAACATCGAGCATTCAATATCTTTGAGCATAAATCGAATTGGAATTGTGTGTCGCGGAGTGAGGTTTCTCGAGAGGGAGCCGCTCGGGCGAAGATAGGGCGCAGCTAACGCTTTGGTGTGCTCAAATTGGCAATCGCtcgctttgtttgtttacGTCGTCTATTTCAGCTGCTCCCTCCAGATAGTCTATCACTCGAGTTCGGCGCGCGCGGAGGTTTAACTGAGTTCCCGCTACCATATATTGCTTGGCTGAATGAATCGCCAATTCCTTTGTCTACACGATAATTGCTGCGATCGCTTTGTTGCATTAGGTGAACGATAAGACCGTGACCTTCACTGAACCAAAATGCCGAGAGATGATGAGGAGCCAATTATTGGCGCTGATGATGAGTTGCTGGACACCGAAGTGCAGTCGCCGCCACCCAGCAATCGGACATTCGCTAGCTGGCTGAAACGACCCCGCTCGCTTATTTTAGAGCCCGCCGTATTTCTGGTTTTCTTTGGAAGATTCCTAACAGGTGTGTACAGATGTGTTGACTGTGTTGTGGGCGCGTCTATAAACCAGATTGTTTCCATCAGATGCCGTTTACCAGAACCAGATACTCTACCAGACCTGCGTCACGGTCATGAAATACAATGCTACCGAATGCGAGCCATTTCTCGGTACGGATCGTGCCTCCGATGAGGTTAAGGCAAGTTGAAAAGCAATAGGCGTATACGTACTTTTATGCATAAACTTTAATGACTGCCATTTCAGTGATTCTataattgcatttcaattagcAGTCATTGTTGTGGGAAAACACCATTCTCGGTTTATATAAActcttgttgtttttcttttgtggTAAAGTGTAATTCattccatttttatttccaaaaCATCTAAAGGTTTGTTAACTTTAGATGCGGATTGAAAACTATGCATGTGTTTATGGTTTCCGTTGCCTGGTATCTTCAGTTAACTTATACCTTTGTCGCACCTGTTTCTGCTTATCAGTTGACCACAACAAAAGTAAACCCAAATTGCTTATGACTAATGACTCGTCTTATCACAATAAGTTATCGACCACAGTACACAAATCGGGAATAATATTTCGACATGCATGTGGGTAGATAATTAAGCCCGGCCAAAAGACCTAGTGAGTCATGGAAACGTGACGACAGCTTGCCGGGCTTATCACCAGTGCAGTAGAGAATCCCCTATCAACAGAGTTCCCATTTTGCAGAAGATCGAGGGGCAAGTTCAGGAGTATGCCTCGACCATCACAATGATAAGCTCGATGCTCGAGAGCACCGTTCCCGCCATAGTAAGCCTCTTCCTGGGACCCTGGTCAGATAAGTTCGGCAGAAGGCCCATCCTGCTATCCACGTTTACAGGTGAGAATGCCATATGAATACCTCATGATCTGGTGAACTCTATTAAGTATCTGATTTATTTCGTAGGCTATTTTTTCAGCGCCATCATCCTGGTTGTTCTTACTCAAATAACGACTGCCGTCAACATCAGTCCCTGGTGGTTTCTCTTGTCCTCTGTGCCATCGGTGTTCAGCGGAGGCACCTGCGCCCTCATCACTATCCTCTACTGCCATGTATCCGATGTGGCCACCGAGGATAAGCGGGCCATGAGGTGAATGGCTCAAAGAAATTACTTCAAAGGAATCTTATTTGAAAGGATTCCATATAAGTTTGACCTAACTATGAATTCATTAATGAATTTTCTCCCAGAATGGTGACAATGGAAGCTGCCCTTGGCCTGGGCATGATGGCTGGCGGAGTGGCTAGTGGCTACATCTATGCGGCTACTGGAGCTTCAATACTCTTTATATTGGTGGGATCCATTATCTCCATTGCGCTCATATACGTCTACTTCTTTGTGGCCGAGAGTCTGAAGTCTGAAGATTTGCAAACTGGGGTAAGTACAATGTACTCTATCAACTGTCAACTTTTGCTAATTTACGTAATTATCGCCCAGTCCCGAATCCGCGAGTTCTTCCGTTTGGACCTAGTTAAGGTCCTCGTAAAGACCTGCATCAGGAAGCGCGAGAACTACGATCGTGCTATCATCTGGTTTGTGATGATGTCGCTGACACTGTGCGTTTTTGCCATGGGTGAGTGACGTTGATATCGATGCTTGCTCCAGACGAGGAACTGACAAGTCGGTTGAATTCCAGAGGGCGAGTCCACAGTGAACTACATGTTCATGCGGAAGCAGTTCGACTACACGGTCCAGGACTACAGTGTGTTTAACGCGGCCAGGGTGGTCATTCAAGTGGTTGGCAGTACCATCGCTATGATCCTACTGCGCCGCCTTCTGGGATTGTCCACCATCATGATGACGCTACTGGCCTTCGCCTGTTGTGTTCTCGAGAGCACGGTCAGAGCCACGGCCGTTTATGGCAGCGAGATGTACTTGGCCCTCATAGTGGGCATGATGCGGGGCGTCATGTCGCCCATGTGCAAGGCCATCCTGTCGCACGTGACTCCCAGCTCGGAGTTGGGTAAGTTGGAGGAGAACATGGACCTTCAATATATGTACTATAATACCTGTTCCATTCGTAGGTAAAATCTTCTCGCTAACTACTTCCCTGCAGTCCATTTCTCCTTTGGGAGCGGCACCTCTCTATACGGCCGTATACCAGGCAACAGTCAACTTCTATCCGGGCATCTTTAACTTCATCAGTGTGGGACTGTACTTCCTGTGTTACTGCATGTCGGCGTGAGTTTTCCTTTCGCATTTCTAAAATTGTATTATTCTTACTAAGTTAACATCCCATTACAGCGCGGTTTTCGGCATTCAAAAGTCAATGGGTAGCAACAGCGTTTACCAGGCCATAGGAAGTTGACCCAATGGAGTTGTGAACCATTCATAGGCCAGTGTAtcaatatgtatgtacatatataagtaTTATTGCGGAGATGTATTTGCTATGCCAATTTAGGCTAAGCCTAAACCATTGTAAACTGCAAGCTGTAGAGGAATTCATAGGTCAGCCATAAAAAATTCACCAAAGACTtagattaaataaatatgtatatataaataaattgcagTGGTATTTAATAACGTAAGctctaaatattttaaattgttttattttgtaaaaaaaCGGAAGAACAgcttaacaaatattttagttAAGAGGAACGCTATCGTCGAGTTCCTCGACTCAACTAGTTAAACGACGCAGAAATATCAAAAATTCATTTGAGAGTGAACGTGACCAAATATTTATGGCACTTCTCTCtaaattggcaaaacaaacaataaaatgaaaatgatgaatgatgaaattaaaaatctaTACATTTTCAAAAGTGCGGGCGTGCGTGATTGGAACTGTTTGTGAATAGCCTCGCTCTGGAACTTGGATGCCTAACCTTATGTTTTAAAGTTCCCGAATCTAGGTCTAGCTGGGTAGTTATTCTTTCCAAGAATGTTTATATGTATACATTATAAGTTTGGAAACACTTCCTAATCATCTCCATaaaatctagtatacccttttacacTACGATTAATGGGTACAACAagagatatatgtacatacccGATATTCAACTAATGAAAAGGCGAGATGGTGCGACTTTTTAATTGTCTACTCTAGGAGTtcagatatatttttaaaataaaattacaaataagttaacatataaataaacaagtcAAACAAAGATCCATTCGTTCAATTTATAACTGATGATCCCTCATAGTTAAGCGCCTGCTTTGCGGATTCGCATCTTTAAATTCGCTCCACTTGTAAATCTTTATTGCTCGGTTAGTTGATCACGTGCTAATTTTTTACCGCCTCACTTCAGAACCTTGGCGTAGTGCTGCTTGTGCCTGTATTTGATCCGCAAGACATATCTGTAAGGGGGTAGGGGCAGGTGGAATGTGTGATCAATTAGCAGGTTGGAGAGGGGCTTTCCTCCTCCCATTGTGGTAGTGCCGGTTCAGGGCGCTAAGCTCACCCGATAAACACGAACGAAAGCAGGTACAGGAACGAGCTGACGAAGTTGAAAAGACCCGGATTGGTGGTCAGGGATCGCTTATAGATGAGGGTGTACAAGGGTGCCGCCACTGTAATTAGCAGCCAAAGAGTCAGTAAAGTAATCAACAATCAAACGGCACTAGCCCAGCTTACCGAACGGTGCAAACGACTGCAAAACATTCTTGATGGAGAAAATCTTGCCTGAGGTTGGTGAGAGGCGAATTAGTTAATTTTCTTAAAATGAAACAGCTGGTGCTCTGGGTTTAACCAATCACGAAACTCACCCAGATCCGAGGGAGGCACTATGTTCGATACTATTGTGCGGCACATGGGGCCTGAGATGGAGCGGAAGACGCCCAGGGTCACCGAAAGGTACATGTGCCAGGGCATCGTTGCAAAGCCCTTGGCCAGATTGTTCAGAATCTCCGAAAAGAAGGCCAGCAGTGCCAGGGTCACCACCGACAGGCGAAAGACCTATAGCGAAAGGATAACCTCAAAAGCATATCGTATGCCCCACGGTGGGCGCCATTTAAAAAGCTCACCTTTCGCAGAACAAGGAAACCGATGAGTGCGCCAATCATGGGCACCAGGTGGCTGACCGTTTCGAAGAACGTGTAGTCCCGCACAGTCCAGTGGAATTTCTCGCGCACGAATAGGTACATCACTGTCATCACTCCATCTAAAAGCGATTGGCCTTAATTAGCTATGGAATTAATAGGAAGATCATGCTGAACCTTACCGAATACAAAGATGGAGAGAAACATTGCCAGCGTAACCAGCCAGATGATGGCGCGCGCGTGATGATCGCGTCGCTTGAAGCAGGTGCTGATCATGTCCCTGATGTGCACCATACTGAACAAGCCCGCCTTCTTGGCCTGCTCTTCCGCCTCCTGGCGCTTGCGCTCCTCCGCCTTCTGTGGCAGCCGCTCCACGTACTTCGCCAACAGGTCGTCGTCGAAGCTCATTGCAGGCGTTGCCGGTGTGGGCAACTCCATCCTCTTCTCCTTCCCTGGCTCCTCGTCGTTCATGAAGTTCGGCGGGCAGTCAATCGCAACGCGGTCCAACTGGAGGTCACAGGCGGTTATAGGCACTTTGCTGTCGATGCACTCCTTTTCGACATTTGCAGCAATCGCATTCTTCGTTTCCTGTTCCTTATGGAAGTGCAAGCTCTCCGGCACAAAGAAGATGATGAAGAGCGTCGCGAAGGTAACGATGCAGCCGGAAATCCCAATGGTCGCCGCTGACCCCACAGCCGCGTACACAAAGCTGGACAGCAGAGATCCACTTGTCAGCCCAATGAAGAATAGCGACTCCATGAAGATCATGCGGTAGGGACGCGACTTGCAATCCGTGATGTCCGAGATGAAGCAGAAGGCGGCCACCGAGAAGACGCAATTGCCGCCGAGCAGGGAGTGGGG carries:
- the LOC6608308 gene encoding charged multivesicular body protein 4c isoform X1 gives rise to the protein MSFFGKMFGGKKEVAPTTGEAIQKLRETENMLIKKQEFLEAKIEDELNIARKNASKNKRELALQALKKKKRLEKQLQQIDGTLSTIEMQREALESANTNTAVLTTMKNAADALKTAHQNMDVDKVHDMMDDIAEQQDVAREISDAISNPVAFGADLDDEDLERELDELEQENFDKEIIGIPEPTPTLPEAPTEDLPEKAKEKKKATTTTAAEDDDDPVMKQLLAWSN
- the LOC6608312 gene encoding proton-coupled folate transporter isoform X1 yields the protein MPRDDEEPIIGADDELLDTEVQSPPPSNRTFASWLKRPRSLILEPAVFLVFFGRFLTDAVYQNQILYQTCVTVMKYNATECEPFLGTDRASDEVKKIEGQVQEYASTITMISSMLESTVPAIVSLFLGPWSDKFGRRPILLSTFTGYFFSAIILVVLTQITTAVNISPWWFLLSSVPSVFSGGTCALITILYCHVSDVATEDKRAMRMVTMEAALGLGMMAGGVASGYIYAATGASILFILVGSIISIALIYVYFFVAESLKSEDLQTGSRIREFFRLDLVKVLVKTCIRKRENYDRAIIWFVMMSLTLCVFAMEGESTVNYMFMRKQFDYTVQDYSVFNAARVVIQVVGSTIAMILLRRLLGLSTIMMTLLAFACCVLESTVRATAVYGSEMYLALIVGMMRGVMSPMCKAILSHVTPSSELGKIFSLTTSLQSISPLGAAPLYTAVYQATVNFYPGIFNFISVGLYFLCYCMSAAVFGIQKSMGSNSVYQAIGS
- the LOC6608309 gene encoding pre-mRNA-splicing factor 38 codes for the protein MANRTVKEAKNVHGTNPQYLIEKIIRSRIYDSKYWKEQCFALTAELLVDKAMELRFVGGVYGGNIKPTQFLCLTLKMLQIQPEKDIVVEFIKNEEFKYVRALGAFYLRLTGAALDCYKYLEPLYIDNRKLRRQNRAGQFEIVYMDEYIDELLRNDRVCDIILPRIQKRSILEENNEIEPKVSVLDEDLDDELPSDEEKADETNRPKENSTAVRRPRRVRSKSRSRSRERERRSGQGNNARSRDYYDELEDYDRQRNRVRNRDTHNEDYDRRQNSGRQDRERERQDRDSIRERERDGDRDRRDRERERERDRGRHDQRERDSRGERDRRRY
- the LOC6608312 gene encoding proton-coupled folate transporter isoform X2 translates to MHKIEGQVQEYASTITMISSMLESTVPAIVSLFLGPWSDKFGRRPILLSTFTGYFFSAIILVVLTQITTAVNISPWWFLLSSVPSVFSGGTCALITILYCHVSDVATEDKRAMRMVTMEAALGLGMMAGGVASGYIYAATGASILFILVGSIISIALIYVYFFVAESLKSEDLQTGSRIREFFRLDLVKVLVKTCIRKRENYDRAIIWFVMMSLTLCVFAMEGESTVNYMFMRKQFDYTVQDYSVFNAARVVIQVVGSTIAMILLRRLLGLSTIMMTLLAFACCVLESTVRATAVYGSEMYLALIVGMMRGVMSPMCKAILSHVTPSSELGKIFSLTTSLQSISPLGAAPLYTAVYQATVNFYPGIFNFISVGLYFLCYCMSAAVFGIQKSMGSNSVYQAIGS
- the LOC6608313 gene encoding uncharacterized protein LOC6608313 — protein: MVEKASNAFTLEKLRNLQWEKVFHMFYIEPVVFMLLFSHTLSGTIQRNQVIYQTCTVIFHYNESDCKQLDVKNASAEINAIETELQPYVANLFLARTLLESIVPAFCGLFIGSWSDHYGRKPLLIVSMIGFSASFLMMAAICELSSYYVVNPWWYIMAAVPHSLLGGNCVFSVAAFCFISDITDCKSRPYRMIFMESLFFIGLTSGSLLSSFVYAAVGSAATIGISGCIVTFATLFIIFFVPESLHFHKEQETKNAIAANVEKECIDSKVPITACDLQLDRVAIDCPPNFMNDEEPGKEKRMELPTPATPAMSFDDDLLAKYVERLPQKAEERKRQEAEEQAKKAGLFSMVHIRDMISTCFKRRDHHARAIIWLVTLAMFLSIFVFDGVMTVMYLFVREKFHWTVRDYTFFETVSHLVPMIGALIGFLVLRKVFRLSVVTLALLAFFSEILNNLAKGFATMPWHMYLSVTLGVFRSISGPMCRTIVSNIVPPSDLGKIFSIKNVLQSFAPFVAAPLYTLIYKRSLTTNPGLFNFVSSFLYLLSFVFIGYVLRIKYRHKQHYAKVLK
- the LOC6608308 gene encoding charged multivesicular body protein 4c isoform X2 → MSFFGKMFGGKKEVAPTTGEAIQKLRETENMLIKKQEFLEAKIEDELNIARKNASKNKRVALQALKKKKRLEKQLQQIDGTLSTIEMQREALESANTNTAVLTTMKNAADALKTAHQNMDVDKVHDMMDDIAEQQDVAREISDAISNPVAFGADLDDEDLERELDELEQENFDKEIIGIPEPTPTLPEAPTEDLPEKAKEKKKATTTTAAEDDDDPVMKQLLAWSN
- the LOC6608310 gene encoding proton-coupled folate transporter; its protein translation is MPRSDTEALVADVETGEDSAPRILDASSAASSEQVDPPPVPPPHDYSSYRWFILEPAVFLIYFARNLIGAVYQNQILYQTCITIEKFNATQCEPWLGIDRGSDADKEVEVIVQTYSANIMMTTSLLESIIPAFASLFLGPWSDKFGRRPILLTTFTGYLTSALILIVITYITRSTNISPWWFLLSSVPSVLSGGTCALITGIYCYISDVAKERKKALRMVLNEASLSAGIMMGNVASGYIYAATNALVLFSIAGSLMMFALMYVLLLVPESLNPGEIHTGSRVREFFRFDLVKDLIRTCFKRRASFDRAIIWLTMIALTIAIFDMEGENTVNYMFVQDKFNWTIKDFSLFNASRIVIQIVGSIVGMVVLRRVLKMSIVTMAMLSMACCVLESTVRATAVYWQELYLGMTLGMMRGVMGPMCRAILSHVAPATEVGKIFALTTSMESVSPLGAAPLYTTVYKATLENYPGAFNFISVGLYFVCYILIAVIFGIQKSIGSSSVYQAIGS